The following is a genomic window from Anopheles aquasalis chromosome 3, idAnoAquaMG_Q_19, whole genome shotgun sequence.
TGCGATGCTGCGTCGCGAGCGTATCCTCGACGAACCGACTCGAGCTCGCATCCAATACGGACGAAGATGAAGCGCCCGTGGGTACGTAATGGCTCGGGCTATCATCTAGGTTGTTCTCCAGTTTGGAGTACTTTGCGCCACTGTGTCTCGAGGCCATTGCTGCGCCGGCGGAACTGATCAGATGCTTTCCGGCGTCCGCCAAGTTCAGATTGTTGGGctggttgatgttgttgttattcAGGTTGCAACTAAGCCCGTTGTTAATACCGGCGTGggatccagcaccaccactaacgcTCACGACGACACCGTTTGATATGATGCAATTGTTGGTActatggttgttgttgttgttattaatGTAATTTTTGTTGCGCGGTGACGATTCCACGGTATCGAGCAGCGGTTGACGGGCCGTTATGTCCTGATCACGGTTGCGGCTGATACTCATGCGATCTTTCATCGATTTCACCTCATCCCGGGTCGCATCGATAAAGTGGCGCCGACTAGAAAGCTCCCGGTTGTCGATCTTAAATTTGCCTGG
Proteins encoded in this region:
- the LOC126574167 gene encoding syntaxin-6, producing MMEDPFFVVKDEVFKALNKTRGLYIRWRELNDAHSGGSTAETDWTTTELKNSLRSIEWDLEDLEDTISIVEKNPGKFKIDNRELSSRRHFIDATRDEVKSMKDRMSISRNRDQDITARQPLLDTVESSPRNKNYINNNNNNHSTNNCIISNGVVVSVSGGAGSHAGINNGLSCNLNNNNINQPNNLNLADAGKHLISSAGAAMASRHSGAKYSKLENNLDDSPSHYVPTGASSSSVLDASSSRFVEDTLATQHRILVGQDEQLDVISDSIGTLKTVSRQIGIELDEQAVMLDEFGNELEQTDSKMDATMKKVAKVLHMTNDRRQWMAIVVLSIALVVVIIIYIIL